The following proteins come from a genomic window of Drosophila sulfurigaster albostrigata strain 15112-1811.04 chromosome X, ASM2355843v2, whole genome shotgun sequence:
- the LOC133847999 gene encoding mediator of RNA polymerase II transcription subunit 22 isoform X2, which produces MASGSRAILPQSKEALLKSYNARLKDDVRSMLENFEEILKLARRESHSQISKITQCEQDALEMQVRAANMVRAGESLMKLVADLKQYLILNDFHSVNEAITNNSQLFRATQIECDKKLMKLRDEMAMDLYDLEEEYYTSIFK; this is translated from the exons atGGCCAGCGGCTCACGGGCAATATTGCCGCAGTCAAAGGAGGCACTGCTCAAATCGTATAATGCGCGCCTCAAAGACGACGTACGCAGCATGTTGGAGAATTTCGAAG AAATACTCAAGCTGGCGAGACGAGAGAGTCATAGTCAAATATCAAAGATAACCCAATGCGAACAGGATGCGCTGGAAATGCAAGTGCGGGCAGCCAATATGG TGCGAGCTGGCGAATCGTTAATGAAACTGGTCGCGGATTTAAAGCAATATCTGATACTGAATGATTTCCATTCGGTGAACGAGGCAATCACAAATAATTCGCAACTATTTCGCGCCACACAAATCGAATGCGATAAGAAACTGATGAAGCTACGGGATGAGATGGCCATGGATCTCTACGATCTGGAAGAGGAGTACTACAcaagcatatttaaataa
- the LOC133847999 gene encoding uncharacterized protein LOC133847999 isoform X1 yields MRASKTTYAACWRISKLLDALVDTFAISGTNTVHLPALVQLVETQTQCQIIGCNRMRQVLFVGKHHQHTVAQLVHMQHRVQLRHGFGETLRIRRIYHEYNACCIIVIVTPHRAHTLLSPNVPDGETQSPMLEHLHIKANRWYAGQTAAQLQLIQRCRLAGFIQADHQ; encoded by the exons ATGCGCGCCTCAAAGACGACGTACGCAGCATGTTGGAGAATTTCGAAG CTGCTCGATGCCCTCGTGGACACCTTTGCCATTTCTGGCACTAACACCGTGCACCTTCCAGCGCTGGTGCAGCTCGTGGAGACGCAAACGCAGTGCCAAATCATCGGGTGCAATCGCATGCGGCAAGTCCTGTTTGTTGGCAAACACCATCAGCACACTGTTGCGCAGCTCGTTCACATGCAACACCGAGTGCAGCTCAGACATGGCTTCGGGGAAACGTTGCGTATCCGCCGCATCTACCACGAATATAATGCCTGCTGCATCATTGTAATAGTAACGCCACATCGAGCGCACACTCTTCTGTCCCCCAATGTCCCAGATGGTGAAACGCAATCGCCGATGCTTGAACATCTCCACATTAAAGCCAATCGTTGGTATGCTGGTCAAACTGCTGCCCAACTTCAGTTGATACAACGTTGTCGTCTTGCCGGCTTCATCCAGGCCGATCATCAGTAG
- the LOC133847474 gene encoding kinesin-associated protein 3: MQLVFLFFQVTSGFVFLIIVIHYIYYIINAVAGDFAITTTIKTCSSEPDSTKASNHHRATKEPKQDPILVQATKTPSKSSTMQSSDDAKFIKKRWKGGSIEPHPTDKALIVNYQLEATVFGEPNNPMIEEKKNCQKIIRLRSLNAKTDPASLAREVVEKCDLIHKSQLNDVEQIIFYLKNRKDNATNDITDNSHNSNRRATAVHNSHMRSSARSHNNVTAMTSSTMGTGSGGTTALTTPSTDPVSINNIDEYVELLYEEVAERVRGSAMILQIARNADNLEELEKNEACLSALSRVLREDWRKCLDLSTNIIYIFFCFSTYTKFHPLIVHYKIGSLCMDVIDYELRRYETMRNELDVRKQPYDSTPLSAKASKEKLNRSTDNFLDIMNEEKPKDMEPPRRRIPELKQRPKSGNWSSFHGTMSSSLIKSQVLNSSYHEALSAGTGTSCNANSSAMDSAYSVDSKAQSNESLDHSDPKVKKEEFDRLNKQLKMFAKKQEQLLRVAFYLLLNMAENVKLEEKMRRKNIVKMLVKALDRQNIDLLMLASTFLKKLCIVGDNKDEMSNLNIVAKLPRLFQNAHTDLVQVTLKLVFNLSFDGGIRRQMIAAGYLPMLIKFINDEKHHATAVKILYHMSLDDKVKSMFTHTECVQMATDAIILNLNVKVDPDLIALCINLSLNHRNAQIMVEGKRLHSLMDRAFKYQDALLMKLLRTLSQHESLQLLYIDYVGDLARILTICDNESFIVECLGILGNLALTDLDYSQILQNFQLIPWIRQLLVPCARMDDLVLDTIVYLGTCACDELCALLFCRAKVVLSLIELLKAKQEDDEIVLQIIFVFQQILQHESTREYMIKETESPAYLIDLMHDKNEAIRNVCDYCLDIIAISNSEWAKRIKLEKFRNHNSQWLCMVESQQDRETEQDFLENNDDDNDLDTYLRSEYLNNCDLYNSSNINERDNDTNSTNSNNPGSPSYSRPISTYRRSQDLDELYNMTSSSKSQGSNQGVNESNYNMFKPQDGDDMNEELA; this comes from the exons ATGCAACttgtgtttttgttctttcaaGTAACATCTGGATTTGTGTTCCTCATAATTGTTATTcactatatttattatataataaatgctgttgctggtgattTTGCTATTACCACGACAATAAAAACTTGCTCGAGCGAACCCGATTCCACGAAAGCTTCAAATCATCACAGAGCAACAAAGGAACCAAAGCAGGATCCAATTTTGGTCCAAGCAACTAAAACACCTTCTAAGTCGAGCACAATGCAATCAAGTGATGATGCgaagtttattaaaaa GCGCTGGAAGGGCGGCAGCATTGAACCACACCCTACCGATAAAGCCTTGATAGTTAACTACCAACTGGAGGCGACTGTTTTTGGAGAACCCAACAATCCCATGATTGAAGAAAAGAAG AATTGCCAGAAAATCATTCGCTTGCGATCATTAAACGCCAAAACAGACCCAGCGAGTCTGGCTCGAGAAGTAGTGGAGAAATGTGACCTTATACACAAGTCGCAGTTAAACGATGTTGAACAGATCATATTCTATCTAAAAAACCGCAAAGACAACGCAACGAACG ATATTACTGACAACAGTCACAATAGTAATCGAAGAGCAACTGCTGTTCACAATTCCCATATGCGGTCTTCTGCACGATCGCACAATAACGTAACGGCTATGACCAGTAGCACCATGGGGACGGGATCTGGAGGGACAACAGCACTGACAACGCCGTCGACAGATCCAGTATCCATTAATAACATTGATGAGTATGTGGAGCTCTTATATGAAGAGGTGGCGGAGCGAGTTCGTGGCTCGGCAATGATATTGCAAATAGCGCGTAATGCTGATAATCTTGAGGAACTGGAAAAGAACG AAGCTTGCCTCAGTGCATTGTCTCGCGTTTTGCGCGAGGATTGGCGCAAATGTCTGGATTTATCCAccaacataatttatatattcttctGCTTTTCTACCTACACCAAGTTTCATCCTCTAATTGTTCATTACAAG ATTGGATCACTTTGCATGGATGTCATCGACTATGAGCTGCGTCGATACGAGACCATGCGCAATGAGTTGGACGTGCGTAAGCAGCCTTATGATTCCACTCCGCTTTCTGCTAAGGCTAGTAAAGAGAAACTTAATCGCAGCACTGACAACTTTTTGGATATTATGAACGAAGAGAAACCCAAAGAC ATGGAACCACCACGACGACGCATACCCGAGTTAAAGCAGCGTCCAAAGTCTGGCAATTGGAGTAGCTTTCACGGAACAATGTCTTCCTCCTTAATTAAAAGTCAAGTGCTGAACAGCAGTTACCATGAAGCATTGTCCGCGGGAACTGGAACTTCTTGCAATGCCAATTCTAGTGCGATGGATTCAGCGTATTCGGTTGATTCAAAAGCGCAGAGCAATGAGTCCCTAGATCATAGCGATCCTAAAGTCAAAAAGGAGGAATTCGATCGACTCAACAAGCAACTGAAGATGTTTGCCAAGAAACAGGAACAATTGCTGCGCGTTGCATTCTATCTGCTGCTGAACATGGCTGAAAATGTTAAGCTGGAGGAAAAAATGCGTAGAAAGAATATTGTTAAAATGCTTGTAAAAGCACTGGATCGCCAGAATATTGATCTGCTTATGCTCGCTAGCACATTTCTCAAGAAATTGTGTATTGTGGGCGATAACAAAGATGAGATGTCCAATTTAAACATTGTCGCCAAGCTACCTCGCCTCTTTCAAAACGCGCATACGGATCTCGTTCAGGTCACACTCAAGCTAGTCTTCAATCTATCGTTTGATGGTGGGATTCGCAGGCAAATGATTGCGGCTGGTTATCTGCCCATGCTTATCAAGTTCATCAACGATGAGAAGCATCACGCGACTGCAGTTAAAATACTTTATCATATGAGTCTCGATGACAAAGTGAAATCAATGTTTACCCACACGGAGTGTGTACAAATGGCCACTGATGCCATCATACTGAATCTCAACGTAAAGGTGGATCCCGATCTTATAGCGCTGTGCATTAACTTGTCACTCAACCATCGCAATGCGCAGATTATGGTCGAAGGTAAACGACTACACAGCCTCATGGATCGTGCCTTTAAGTATCAAGATGCTCTTCTCATGAAATTGTTGCGAACTCTTTCGCAACACGAGTCGCTGCAACTGCTGTACATCGATTACGTGGGAGATTTAGCCCGGATTTTAACCATATGTGACAATGAATCTTTTATTGTCGAGTGCTTGGGAATACTGGGAAATCTTGCGCTTACTGACCTCGATTATTCCCAAATCCTACAAAACTTTCAATTAATTCCATGGATACGTCAATTACTAGTTCCCTGTGCCAGAATGGATGATCTGGTGCTCGATACCATTGTTTATCTGGGCACTTGTGCTTGCGACGAACTTTGTGCGCTACTATTCTGTCGAGCTAAGGTCGTTCTATCGCTAATCGAGCTGCTAAAAGCCAAGCAGGAGGATGATGAGATTGTGTTGCAGATCATTTTCGTATTTCAACAGATACTTCAACACGAAAGCACTCGCGAGTATATGATTAAGGAGACTGAGTCGCCGGCCTATCTAATCGATCTTATGCACGACAAGAACGAAGCAATCCGAAATGTATGCGATTATTGTCTGGATATTATAGCCATCAGCAATAGTGAATGGGCTAAGCGAATTAAA CTGGAAAAATTCCGTAATCATAACTCACAATGGCTCTGCATGGTGGAGTCGCAACAGGATCGTGAAACAGAGCAGGACTTTTTAGAAAATAACGATGACGACAATGATTTGGACACGTATTTGCGATCCGAGTACCTAAATAATTGCGACCTTTACAATAGCTCCAACATTAACGAGCGCGATAATGACACAAACAGTACCAATAGTAATAATCCGGGCAGTCCATCTTATAGCAGGCCAATCAGCAC CTACCGACGAAGCCAGGATCTTGACGAATTATACAATATGACCTCAAGCTCGAAGTCACAAGGTTCCAACCAAGGCGTCAATGAAAGTAATTACAATATGTTTAAGCCGCAAGATGGTGATGACATGAATGAAGAGCTGGCATAG